From the genome of Bacteroidota bacterium:
ATTGGTTCTCTTACCGAAGGAGTTAGAGGAAGTTCAACTCCTGCCGATTTTGAAACAATGCTACAACTTAACTATTTGTATTTTACAAAACCAAGAAAAGACAAAACTGCACACGAAGCATTTATTTCGAAAATGAAAAATCAGCTTAAATTTATGGGTGCCAGTCCTCAAATGGCATTTTATGACACTTTGATAAAAACTGTTTCGCAAAACGATCCTCGAACAATTGTTCTTCCAACCGAGGCACAATTAAACAGCATAGACTTAGACGATTTATATAAAATATATAACGAAAGATATGCAGATGCTTCTGATTGGAAATTCTTTTTAGTAGGAAATTTTAAAACAGACTCAATAATTCCACTTCTTGAGACATATCTTGGTGGATTGCCAGTGAAAAATGTCGATGAAAAATGGAAAAATAGAGAACCTGAATTCCCAACAGGTAAACATGAAATTGTTGTAAGAAAAGGAACCGAGCCAAAAGGTATGGTTGGAATTATGATGAGCGGAGACATTGAATGGAATTACGAAGATCGTCTTCATTTGAATATGATGATGAAAATTCTTTCGATAAAATTGAGAGAAAACATGAGAGAAGATCAGGGAGGAGTTTATGGAGTTCAAATTTCGGATAACACAGAAAAATATCCCGAATCAGAATATTCGATCAATGTATTTTTTGGTTGCTCTCCAGACAAAGCAGACTCTTTAATATTTACAGTTTATGATGAAATGAACGAAATTATTGAAAATGGACCTTATGCAATTGACCTTGAAAAAGTGAAAGAATCTCTTATTCGTGAACGTGAGACTGATCTTGAGAAAAATAATTATTGGTTGAACAAATTGTATTACAACTGTTTTTATGAAGGGAATTTCGAAAGCCTGACTAATTTTGAAGACAAAGTGATGGCAGTAGATGGTGAAGATATTAAAAATGCTGCAAGCAAATACATAAATCTAAACGATTATGTACAAGTAGTTTTGATGCCAGAAGAAGATGGTAAAAAGAAGAAAAAGAAAAAATCTCGTAGAAAATAGTAGTTTCTATAAAGAACTAAAATGATTTAAATGCCCTTCAAAGTTTGTAGGGCATTTTTTTGTAACCTAATTTATTTTTAACAGTTCATGGATTTAGTTTAATTCATCTCTATTAAATATTCGATATGTCAAGATTTAATGGAAATGAAATATGAAAATATAGTTTTAGTAATGAAAAAAATGTAGATGAGAACGAAAATACCAATAGAAATTATTGAATTAGAGGGAGAAGGAATCCATCTATTTGTAAAAGGTTTTTTAAATGATAATGAAGAATGTAGTTTAATTATTGATACCGGTGCATCGAAAACTGTTTTTGATTGTCATTTGCCAGAACATTTATTTAGAAAAGAATCAATTCAAGAAGAAGTTCTTACTGCTGGCATAAATGCCGGAGAAATTGAAACAAAAATTGGAATAGCAGATAATTTTACTATTGGTGATCTTGTCATAGAAAATTTTGAAACAATATTAATCAGCCTTGAGCATATCAATAATCTTTATAAGAAAATTATTAAGAAAGAAATACACGGACTTATAGGTAGCGATTTTCTTATGCAGCATAAAGCAAATGTCGATTTTAGAAAAAAAATCTTAAGTCTGGAATATAAAAAGTTGAAAGTTCATAAAGTTGAAAGTCTTTAGAGATTGAGAGTACGATTTTTTTTGAAGGCTGCATAATTCCCAAAATAAAAAATGCAAATAAACGGAAAACATTTTCGAGCAATATGGTTTGCCCCAGAAAAAGGAGGATTAGTCAAAATTATTGATCAGCGGAAACTACCATTTCAATTTCAAATTGTAGAATTACAAACTGCTGAAGAATGTATTCGGGCAATTTCGGAAATGTATGTTCGCGGGGCTCCATTGATTGGTGTTACAGCAGCATATGGACTTTTTTTTGCTTTGAAAAACATGCCTGAAAATGCTCAAATTGAAGAATTTATAAGTAAAACTATTCAGGAAATAAAAGCATCTCGTCCTACAGCTGTAAATCTTGAATTTTGTCTTGAACAAGTGAACTTGGCAATTTCGAAAGTAGATAGCCTTTCGGAGAAAACAAAAGTAGCATTAGAAACTGCAAATGAAATTGCTGAAAATGAAGTAGATTCTTGTCGAAAAATTGGAAAAATTGGATTTTCAATAATTGAAGAAATTTCGAGAAAGAAAAACGGAGAAACTGTCAATATTCTAACTCATTGCAATGCTGGATGGCTTGCATGTGTCGATTATGGAACTGCAACTGCACCAATGTATGAAGCAGCAAAACGAGGAATTAAAATTCATGTTTGGGTAGATGAAACCCGACCAAGAAATCAGG
Proteins encoded in this window:
- the mtnA gene encoding S-methyl-5-thioribose-1-phosphate isomerase, which encodes MQINGKHFRAIWFAPEKGGLVKIIDQRKLPFQFQIVELQTAEECIRAISEMYVRGAPLIGVTAAYGLFFALKNMPENAQIEEFISKTIQEIKASRPTAVNLEFCLEQVNLAISKVDSLSEKTKVALETANEIAENEVDSCRKIGKIGFSIIEEISRKKNGETVNILTHCNAGWLACVDYGTATAPMYEAAKRGIKIHVWVDETRPRNQGSRLTAWELENQKIDYTIIADNTGGYLMQHKMVDLVIVGSDRTTRTGDVCNKIGTYLKALAASDNNVPFYVALPTSTFDMNISDGVREIPIEKRNQDEVKYIEGFLDNRIEKVLLTPENSCVANYSFDVTPARLVTALITEKGICLPNEDSIRKLIKY
- a CDS encoding clan AA aspartic protease, producing the protein MRTKIPIEIIELEGEGIHLFVKGFLNDNEECSLIIDTGASKTVFDCHLPEHLFRKESIQEEVLTAGINAGEIETKIGIADNFTIGDLVIENFETILISLEHINNLYKKIIKKEIHGLIGSDFLMQHKANVDFRKKILSLEYKKLKVHKVESL